In Paenibacillus sp. FSL R7-0345, a single window of DNA contains:
- a CDS encoding amidase family protein codes for MNKSKRLRKTKKNHSGSTPPDFLPAKNNWSKKQTIATSIALSVMASGVIPFQTADALTRVTSESGTVWEIHDVFAPSLDTGSLRTVGSTQVQGFGNIFVKVSSASASLMNGQMMRGFDLKFDGVNTFTSTQSVNLGNVTVTRAVYVDTKNNRTRFFDTFTNVNTEAVKVDVSFGGSLGYGTAANASVVKATYSNDLEVTTDDSWIVVDSSARNNKPLGIAVGSPSPFNSGLTGLGNQQKDPFTTPLAKSGNDANFYGFINTLDIGPGESKSLVHYVQVGEAGEEGLNNLVTRLNGLNSQLDVTGLTNAQIRSISNWDISGIEGLDTGDSLVIPNAPAAKALVTSSPYDVTNKSIAQMQQDMMNGKTTSVQITQAYLDRITAYDEGQMGLHAFLHVSETALTQAKAADDARAQGAKGDLLGIPIAIKDLYDTKDMPTTGGTKALEGWQPDADAFQVAKLREAGAVIIGKTNTSEFANSGSFSESGWMQTWNALYPSKTSFGSSGGSAVSVAADFAAAAMGSQTGVSLYAPSTGASLTNFRGTDGIASVTGVMPLTWGQDYAGPIAKTVTDLAIILNATTGTDPKDIFTVTADADNKRPADWKESLDSDALQGKKIGYIPASFVSTFADDDTGQAVMDKFSELEAAGATMVEMSAVPSGPSRPSGINGSTEGWARYIELHEDFPYIDGASVLASDKVLIYNQRAYSTPTRMTEQAVQDYIKYRTDYKEVIKQWMDDNKVDAVVYAGFISDVYNNDAAASQLSSDRGTGVLTSTVGLPTVVVPVGTNDSGYSISMQLVGRAWDDAEILGMGYALEQQSKARILTTFAPALQYVSNPTNPDPGVDNGTTNPAPGTGAGTVTPPATTTPIETPAPQPEVVSFTDTMNHWAKASIDTLIAKGLLTGYADGTFRPNSGLTRAEAIKVIATHMGLEGQASNFTDVSSTHWANTFIGAAAGSGLMNGYSDGSFRPDQKISRSELAALITRAFKLTGTGNASFTDVQKNAWYYASIDALASNNIITGYADNTFKPEKDITRAEFATIVSRLLETVK; via the coding sequence ATGAATAAGTCTAAACGTCTGCGTAAAACTAAAAAAAATCATTCTGGCTCCACTCCACCTGACTTTTTACCGGCAAAAAATAATTGGAGCAAAAAGCAAACCATTGCTACTTCAATTGCGTTATCCGTCATGGCTTCCGGAGTCATTCCGTTCCAAACAGCGGATGCTTTAACTAGAGTCACTTCAGAAAGCGGCACAGTATGGGAGATTCACGATGTTTTTGCTCCCAGCTTAGACACAGGAAGCTTACGAACAGTCGGATCTACACAAGTACAAGGCTTCGGCAATATTTTTGTTAAAGTCTCCTCCGCTTCAGCTTCACTGATGAATGGTCAAATGATGCGCGGGTTTGACTTGAAATTCGATGGCGTTAATACTTTCACTTCAACTCAATCTGTAAACCTGGGAAATGTAACGGTTACTCGAGCGGTGTATGTCGATACAAAAAATAATAGAACGAGATTCTTTGATACATTCACTAATGTTAATACGGAAGCTGTAAAGGTCGATGTATCCTTCGGTGGCTCTTTAGGCTATGGTACAGCGGCAAATGCTTCAGTAGTAAAGGCAACCTACTCCAATGACCTGGAGGTAACCACAGATGATTCATGGATTGTAGTAGACAGCAGCGCTAGAAACAATAAACCACTTGGTATTGCGGTTGGCTCTCCATCTCCATTTAATAGTGGATTAACCGGTCTGGGTAATCAGCAAAAGGATCCATTCACAACACCTTTAGCTAAATCCGGAAATGATGCGAATTTCTACGGGTTCATTAATACCTTAGATATTGGGCCGGGCGAGTCGAAATCCCTGGTACATTATGTACAAGTTGGAGAAGCCGGCGAAGAAGGATTGAACAATCTAGTTACTAGGCTTAATGGACTTAATAGTCAGCTGGATGTGACCGGATTAACCAACGCACAAATTCGTTCAATCAGTAACTGGGATATATCCGGTATAGAGGGACTTGATACGGGAGACAGCCTGGTTATTCCAAATGCTCCTGCAGCCAAAGCACTAGTAACTTCATCCCCTTACGATGTGACGAATAAATCCATTGCACAAATGCAGCAGGATATGATGAACGGTAAAACGACTTCTGTCCAGATTACTCAAGCGTATTTAGATAGAATCACAGCTTATGATGAAGGTCAAATGGGATTACATGCCTTCCTGCATGTATCTGAAACGGCGCTAACCCAGGCAAAAGCTGCTGATGATGCCCGGGCGCAAGGTGCAAAAGGGGATCTGTTAGGGATTCCTATTGCCATTAAAGATCTATATGATACCAAAGATATGCCGACTACAGGCGGTACAAAGGCTCTCGAAGGCTGGCAGCCTGATGCTGATGCCTTCCAGGTTGCTAAACTAAGAGAAGCTGGAGCTGTTATTATTGGCAAGACCAATACCTCCGAGTTTGCTAATAGCGGAAGCTTTAGTGAAAGCGGATGGATGCAGACATGGAATGCGCTATATCCATCCAAAACATCGTTTGGCTCCAGCGGAGGATCGGCCGTGTCTGTCGCCGCTGATTTCGCAGCTGCGGCAATGGGATCACAAACAGGGGTATCTCTTTATGCACCATCTACTGGCGCAAGCTTAACTAACTTCCGTGGTACAGACGGTATAGCAAGTGTTACTGGTGTAATGCCACTCACCTGGGGACAGGATTATGCAGGCCCTATTGCCAAAACCGTAACGGACCTGGCTATTATTTTGAATGCTACAACGGGTACAGATCCAAAGGATATCTTTACAGTGACTGCCGATGCTGATAATAAGCGTCCGGCCGACTGGAAGGAATCACTAGATTCTGATGCATTGCAAGGTAAAAAAATCGGATATATTCCTGCATCCTTTGTATCCACATTTGCCGATGATGATACCGGACAAGCCGTAATGGATAAGTTCTCAGAGCTTGAAGCAGCCGGTGCAACAATGGTTGAAATGTCTGCAGTACCATCAGGTCCTAGTCGTCCTTCGGGCATTAATGGATCTACTGAAGGCTGGGCACGCTACATTGAGCTTCATGAAGATTTCCCTTACATTGATGGAGCAAGTGTACTGGCTTCAGATAAGGTGCTTATTTATAATCAAAGAGCATACAGTACTCCAACTCGTATGACTGAACAGGCGGTTCAAGATTATATCAAGTATAGAACAGACTATAAGGAAGTTATCAAACAGTGGATGGACGATAATAAAGTGGATGCTGTTGTCTATGCGGGATTTATTAGTGACGTATACAACAATGACGCAGCGGCTTCCCAATTAAGCTCTGACCGCGGAACGGGCGTACTAACGTCTACTGTCGGATTGCCTACGGTAGTAGTTCCTGTAGGAACGAATGACAGCGGATATTCTATCTCTATGCAGCTTGTTGGCAGAGCATGGGATGATGCGGAGATTCTCGGGATGGGTTATGCACTTGAGCAGCAAAGTAAAGCCAGAATCCTTACAACCTTTGCTCCGGCACTTCAATACGTTTCAAACCCTACTAATCCTGATCCAGGCGTAGATAATGGAACAACTAACCCGGCTCCAGGTACTGGAGCAGGCACAGTGACTCCTCCAGCAACAACAACACCTATAGAAACACCAGCACCTCAGCCGGAAGTTGTCAGTTTCACAGATACAATGAATCATTGGGCAAAAGCAAGCATTGACACGCTCATTGCTAAGGGATTACTGACGGGTTATGCCGATGGTACTTTCCGTCCGAATTCAGGATTGACCCGTGCCGAAGCCATTAAGGTCATTGCAACTCACATGGGACTTGAAGGTCAAGCAAGTAACTTTACAGATGTATCGTCAACGCATTGGGCAAATACCTTTATTGGTGCAGCTGCCGGGTCAGGCTTGATGAACGGATATAGTGATGGAAGCTTCCGTCCAGACCAGAAGATTAGCCGCAGTGAATTAGCGGCGCTGATAACTAGAGCGTTTAAATTAACTGGTACAGGAAATGCATCCTTCACAGATGTTCAAAAAAATGCCTGGTATTATGCTTCCATTGATGCACTCGCATCCAATAATATTATTACAGGCTACGCTGACAATACATTTAAACCTGAGAAAGATATTACTAGAGCAGAGTTTGCTACGATTGTTTCCAGGTTGCTGGAGACTGTGAAGTAA
- a CDS encoding VOC family protein: MALTSTFTSINLPVNNVKQSKAFFTGLGFELNPQFPDNEDSVAIIIGDNLQVMLLTKEILKSLTQKETVDTEKYAQMTIALAFGSREKVDEIVNTAVSLGGKSYEEPEDYGFMYHWAFEDLDGHMWAINYMNTDAAQG, encoded by the coding sequence ATGGCATTAACGTCCACCTTCACGAGCATCAATCTGCCTGTAAACAACGTAAAACAATCGAAGGCGTTCTTCACCGGACTCGGCTTCGAGCTTAACCCGCAATTCCCCGATAATGAAGACTCGGTAGCCATCATAATCGGCGATAACCTGCAGGTCATGCTGCTCACCAAAGAAATATTAAAGTCGCTTACGCAGAAGGAGACCGTTGACACGGAAAAGTATGCACAAATGACGATCGCACTGGCCTTCGGGAGCCGGGAAAAGGTGGATGAAATCGTGAATACTGCTGTCTCCCTGGGCGGGAAATCGTACGAAGAGCCTGAGGATTACGGCTTCATGTATCATTGGGCCTTTGAGGACCTGGACGGCCATATGTGGGCGATTAACTATATGAACACGGATGCAGCTCAAGGTTAA